One genomic segment of Pseudoalteromonas sp. GCY includes these proteins:
- the surA gene encoding peptidylprolyl isomerase SurA, with protein sequence MNLKKLLLVASLSAGLFTQAHAERVKLDTVVATVNDGVILQSEVDQIINRVKEQAEQQGTELPSDKTLRLQAIDKLIEQSLMLQLGDRMGMQISDAQLDQTIANIAQDQGGTIADLRRSVEASGESFQAYREEIRKEITTSQVRRASVDRRIYISPQEVTNLQKILSEQTGNSEEYDIGHILIKIPNKATPEEIEDARERADNVIKFLNEGKEFKRIAIASSSGSKALDGGQLGWMGINEMPTLFAEAIKGAKKDDIVGPLRSGAGFHILKVQDIRGREVVETVEVRSRHILIKPSIILSEEKARSMLTGFVKDLRAGTADFATLAKEYSEDPGSALKGGEYDWTDPTTYVPAFRDTLLSLEKDQISEPFRSTFGWHIVQLLDKRVADKTEQAKLNRAHRLLFNRKFKEESFKWIKEMRDQAHIEIIEAE encoded by the coding sequence ATGAATTTAAAAAAGTTGTTATTAGTGGCCTCATTAAGTGCAGGCCTGTTTACTCAAGCACATGCTGAGCGTGTAAAGCTAGATACTGTTGTTGCCACGGTTAATGATGGTGTAATTTTACAAAGCGAAGTCGATCAAATAATAAATCGGGTTAAAGAACAGGCTGAGCAGCAAGGTACCGAGCTTCCTAGCGATAAAACATTACGCTTACAAGCCATCGATAAACTCATCGAGCAATCTTTAATGTTGCAACTGGGTGATCGCATGGGTATGCAAATTTCAGATGCTCAATTAGACCAGACCATTGCAAATATTGCCCAAGATCAAGGCGGTACTATCGCTGACTTGCGTCGCTCAGTTGAAGCGAGTGGCGAAAGCTTTCAGGCATATCGAGAAGAGATCCGTAAAGAAATAACCACAAGCCAAGTGCGCCGTGCAAGTGTTGACCGCCGTATTTATATTAGCCCTCAAGAGGTGACTAACCTGCAAAAGATCTTGAGTGAGCAAACGGGTAACTCGGAAGAGTATGATATCGGCCATATCTTGATTAAGATCCCAAACAAAGCAACTCCAGAAGAAATTGAAGACGCTCGTGAACGCGCTGATAACGTGATTAAGTTTTTGAACGAAGGTAAAGAGTTCAAGCGCATCGCAATTGCCTCTTCAAGCGGCTCAAAAGCGCTAGATGGTGGTCAATTAGGCTGGATGGGAATTAACGAAATGCCAACCTTGTTCGCTGAGGCCATTAAAGGTGCGAAAAAAGACGACATCGTTGGTCCACTGCGTTCAGGCGCGGGTTTCCACATTCTAAAAGTACAAGATATTCGTGGTCGTGAAGTCGTTGAAACCGTTGAGGTGCGTTCACGTCATATCTTAATCAAACCGTCTATTATCCTAAGTGAAGAAAAAGCACGCTCGATGCTAACAGGCTTTGTAAAAGACTTGCGCGCAGGTACCGCTGACTTTGCTACGCTGGCTAAAGAATATTCTGAAGATCCGGGCTCTGCACTTAAAGGCGGTGAGTACGATTGGACAGATCCGACTACATACGTACCAGCGTTTAGAGACACTCTGTTGTCGCTAGAAAAAGATCAGATCAGTGAACCATTTAGAAGTACATTTGGCTGGCACATTGTACAACTGCTAGATAAACGCGTAGCCGATAAAACAGAACAAGCCAAGTTAAATCGCGCACACCGTCTGCTATTTAACCGTAAATTTAAAGAAGAAAGCTTTAAATGGATTAAAGAAATGCGTGACCAAGCGCATATTGAAATTATCGAAGCGGAATAA
- the pdxA gene encoding 4-hydroxythreonine-4-phosphate dehydrogenase PdxA produces the protein MTLRIAITPGEPAGIGPDLVIKLAQHTWPAQLVAVADKSIIEKRAKELGEQIKLLPFDSDAAPEAAPAGAIYYLQVDKGAEVVAGQLDEANGHYVLETLRIASEKNMDGTFAAVVTGPVHKGIINQAGISFSGHTEYFAQQSDTADVVMLLATEGLRVALVTTHIPLAYVSKAITPERLSKVIHILHHDLQTKFGIEQPRVLVCGLNPHAGESGHLGREEIETIEPTLEMLNKQGMNLVGPLPADTLFQAKYLDNADAVLAMYHDQGLPVLKYKGFGNSVNITLGLPFVRTSVDHGTALDLAGSGDVEVGSFELAIREAIKLATKKAQNA, from the coding sequence ATGACACTCAGAATCGCAATTACACCGGGTGAGCCTGCAGGTATTGGCCCCGATCTTGTTATCAAACTGGCTCAGCATACATGGCCTGCTCAGTTAGTTGCGGTGGCTGATAAAAGTATTATAGAAAAACGCGCCAAAGAACTTGGTGAGCAAATCAAGTTACTGCCGTTTGACAGTGATGCTGCGCCTGAAGCGGCACCTGCAGGTGCCATTTACTACCTTCAAGTAGACAAAGGTGCTGAAGTGGTCGCTGGTCAATTAGATGAAGCCAATGGCCATTATGTGCTCGAAACCTTGCGCATTGCCTCTGAAAAGAATATGGATGGAACATTTGCAGCGGTTGTCACGGGCCCAGTTCATAAAGGCATTATTAACCAAGCTGGGATCTCGTTTAGTGGCCATACTGAGTACTTTGCACAGCAGTCTGATACCGCTGATGTCGTAATGCTACTCGCAACCGAAGGGCTGCGTGTGGCGCTAGTTACTACGCATATCCCGCTAGCGTATGTATCAAAGGCGATTACGCCTGAGCGTCTCAGCAAAGTCATACATATTTTACATCACGACCTACAAACCAAGTTTGGTATTGAACAACCAAGAGTATTAGTTTGTGGATTAAACCCGCATGCCGGAGAAAGTGGACACCTTGGTCGTGAAGAAATAGAAACTATTGAACCAACACTGGAAATGCTGAATAAACAAGGCATGAACTTGGTTGGACCGCTGCCAGCTGACACCCTTTTCCAAGCTAAATATTTAGATAATGCTGATGCAGTGCTTGCAATGTATCACGATCAGGGCTTACCTGTGTTAAAATATAAAGGTTTTGGAAACTCAGTAAACATCACCCTAGGATTACCCTTTGTTCGCACATCGGTTGATCACGGTACAGCGCTTGATTTAGCTGGCTCTGGTGATGTTGAAGTGGGTAGTTTTGAATTAGCGATCCGCGAAGCAATTAAGCTCGCAACCAAAAAAGCACAGAATGCATGA
- the rsmA gene encoding 16S rRNA (adenine(1518)-N(6)/adenine(1519)-N(6))-dimethyltransferase RsmA, producing the protein MTDKVHLGHRARKRFGQNFLNDNNIIDKIVTAIDPKPEDNLVEIGPGLGAITEPVCDLSGHLTVVELDKDLAERLIHHPFLGPKLTVHQGDAMKFDFSSLIKEGEKLKIFGNLPYNVSTPLLFHLFEFADQVEHMHFMLQKEVVNRMVAGPGSKAFGRLSVMTQYYCHAIPVIEVPPHCFKPAPKVDSAVVRLIPKDPSQRTAKSTKLLNTVCLEAFNQRRKTLRNSLSNLLTEEQLQNLGIDPTLRAENLSLNQFIEIANWIYDNSN; encoded by the coding sequence ATGACAGATAAAGTACATCTCGGACACAGAGCGCGAAAACGCTTTGGTCAAAACTTCTTAAATGACAACAATATTATCGACAAGATAGTAACTGCTATCGACCCAAAACCTGAAGACAATCTGGTTGAAATCGGTCCTGGTTTAGGTGCTATCACTGAGCCTGTTTGTGATTTAAGTGGTCACCTAACCGTTGTAGAACTCGATAAAGATCTTGCCGAGCGCTTGATCCATCATCCATTCTTGGGACCTAAATTAACGGTTCACCAAGGTGACGCGATGAAGTTTGACTTCTCTTCTTTAATCAAAGAAGGGGAAAAACTGAAGATCTTTGGTAACTTACCTTACAACGTATCAACCCCTTTGCTATTTCACTTATTTGAATTTGCCGATCAGGTCGAGCATATGCACTTTATGCTGCAAAAAGAAGTAGTTAACCGTATGGTTGCTGGCCCTGGCAGCAAGGCCTTTGGTCGCTTAAGCGTAATGACGCAGTACTATTGTCACGCTATTCCTGTGATTGAAGTGCCACCACATTGCTTTAAACCAGCACCAAAAGTTGACTCGGCCGTTGTTCGATTGATCCCAAAAGATCCGTCACAACGTACAGCTAAAAGCACTAAACTTTTGAATACTGTTTGCTTAGAAGCGTTCAACCAACGTCGTAAGACACTAAGAAATAGCTTATCGAACCTGTTAACCGAAGAGCAGCTGCAAAACTTGGGTATCGACCCTACGCTTCGCGCTGAAAACCTGTCGCTTAACCAGTTTATTGAAATTGCAAATTGGATATATGACAACTCAAACTAA
- the apaG gene encoding Co2+/Mg2+ efflux protein ApaG, translating into MTTQTNIGSPIKVSVETFYVEAQSQPEKDKYVFAYTITIKNHSLCNAKLHSRYWLITDANGKETEVEGDGVVGEQPTIRPGESYQYTSGAVLDTPVGTMEGYYLMRNEFGTEFKAPINVFRLSCPNILH; encoded by the coding sequence ATGACAACTCAAACTAATATTGGCTCACCGATCAAAGTATCGGTAGAGACCTTTTACGTTGAAGCGCAATCACAGCCTGAAAAGGACAAATATGTGTTTGCCTACACAATTACCATCAAAAACCATAGCTTATGTAACGCTAAGCTACATAGTCGTTATTGGCTCATTACCGATGCTAATGGCAAAGAGACCGAAGTCGAAGGGGATGGTGTTGTCGGTGAGCAGCCCACTATTCGCCCTGGCGAGAGCTATCAGTACACCAGCGGCGCGGTGCTCGATACCCCAGTTGGTACGATGGAAGGGTATTATTTAATGCGTAATGAGTTTGGCACCGAGTTTAAAGCGCCAATCAATGTATTTAGACTCTCCTGTCCAAATATTTTGCATTGA
- a CDS encoding symmetrical bis(5'-nucleosyl)-tetraphosphatase: MAKYAIGDLQGCFTPLIGLLDQVNFNPSQDHLYFVGDIIARGPDSLACLEFLYQHAGSISITLGNHDLHFLACLALGVAPNPKDKLDAVFASPKCQKYADLLRAQPLAIWLETQQTFISHAGIHPSWNITQALEYARFAEGIYQSTKAPEFYANMYGAHPGLDLDKLSEQDKFKAIVNVFTRMRFLKQSGELDLKNKSGLTDAAGLTPWFELSQTPANTTLLFGHWAALEGETNKKNIIALDTGCVWGGPMTMINIDSGEKYQHS; the protein is encoded by the coding sequence ATGGCAAAATACGCAATTGGAGACTTGCAAGGCTGCTTCACTCCACTCATCGGGCTACTCGATCAAGTCAACTTTAACCCAAGCCAAGACCATTTATACTTTGTCGGTGACATCATCGCCAGAGGACCTGACTCACTTGCTTGCCTAGAGTTTCTATACCAACACGCAGGCTCTATTAGCATTACACTTGGCAATCACGATCTCCACTTTTTAGCATGTCTAGCTTTGGGAGTCGCTCCGAACCCAAAAGATAAATTAGACGCGGTTTTTGCCAGTCCTAAATGCCAGAAATATGCTGACTTGTTGCGTGCACAACCCCTCGCTATTTGGCTTGAAACGCAGCAAACTTTTATTTCTCATGCAGGTATTCATCCAAGCTGGAATATTACGCAAGCGCTAGAATATGCACGCTTTGCCGAAGGCATTTATCAATCAACAAAAGCCCCTGAGTTTTACGCAAATATGTACGGCGCTCACCCAGGGCTTGATCTCGACAAGCTCAGTGAACAAGATAAGTTTAAAGCCATTGTTAACGTCTTCACTCGAATGCGCTTTCTAAAACAAAGTGGCGAACTGGATCTTAAGAACAAGTCTGGCCTAACAGATGCGGCAGGTCTCACCCCATGGTTTGAGCTCAGCCAAACACCAGCCAACACTACCCTGCTCTTCGGCCACTGGGCTGCTTTGGAAGGCGAAACCAACAAGAAAAATATTATTGCCTTAGACACTGGCTGCGTGTGGGGAGGCCCTATGACGATGATAAATATCGACAGTGGCGAAAAGTACCAGCATAGCTAA
- a CDS encoding methyl-accepting chemotaxis protein, which produces MNLTVSQRIWGGFITITLLLLLIGGNSLLRIANIDNSTQQVNNLSLPALSKSSALQVEFTLMSKMAQGSFYARSETELAALKQQFAERQKIFDKTYSELQQVVAANNKLASSSRDVGKSYDAFVKAMNSLVNEKTTELSLRDKLKEQLSTIDVAAEDATMVTVDIIDLDGLEDADKRAFQAANNLENNFSSVVTSANDIVTVEDINTLEIVSRDQSYLVEELGRNIDLMRGPVSALDSSLFTDLEGYYTNLKGAVSGSNSIAENQKRLINALAETRKELADAEKTTKAALSQLDDLLSEASQVAFNLQQGVRADVGTANLWTWIGMIVATLMAVGVAYITVSRITKPLSEVNRVLNIVASGDMTQRLDDTAKDEFGELSRSCNTLISSLRELITGIISRSTQLAAASEETSTITTESSQAIKNQQAQVEQAATATTEMSSTSHGVSNSAHQALQEIKNADKEAERVKGISHENKHTIEQLAREVDEASRVINKLHQDSASIGSILDVIRGIAEQTNLLALNAAIEAARAGEQGRGFAVVADEVRSLASKTQESTQEIQAMIESLQAGAEEAVGAMSKGKQQAESCVTQSDLANEALNSITAAVSQAHDVSEEIANAANEQQQVAQEISERLESIVTIAEQTAEGASQTSISSSEVAKLAEELRLSVEQFKV; this is translated from the coding sequence ATGAATTTGACTGTTAGCCAACGTATTTGGGGTGGTTTTATTACCATCACCTTGTTGCTTCTTCTTATCGGGGGCAATTCTTTATTAAGAATTGCGAACATTGACAACTCAACTCAACAGGTTAATAACCTGTCTTTACCAGCACTCTCTAAAAGCTCTGCACTGCAAGTAGAGTTTACTTTAATGAGCAAAATGGCTCAGGGAAGTTTTTATGCGCGTTCAGAAACTGAACTGGCGGCGCTCAAACAGCAATTTGCAGAGCGCCAGAAGATCTTTGACAAAACCTATTCAGAGCTGCAGCAGGTCGTTGCCGCTAATAATAAACTGGCCTCAAGCAGTCGTGATGTTGGCAAAAGTTACGATGCTTTCGTGAAAGCAATGAACAGCTTGGTAAACGAGAAAACAACTGAGCTTTCGTTACGGGACAAATTAAAAGAGCAGTTATCAACTATTGATGTTGCCGCAGAAGACGCGACTATGGTGACGGTTGATATCATTGATTTGGATGGCTTAGAAGATGCTGACAAACGTGCTTTTCAAGCTGCAAATAACTTAGAAAATAACTTTTCTTCTGTGGTAACCAGTGCCAACGATATTGTCACCGTTGAAGACATTAATACACTGGAAATCGTAAGTAGAGATCAAAGCTACCTCGTTGAAGAGCTAGGTCGTAATATTGATTTAATGCGTGGCCCCGTTAGCGCGCTTGATAGCAGTTTATTTACTGATCTCGAAGGCTATTACACCAACTTAAAAGGTGCGGTCAGCGGCAGCAACAGTATCGCGGAAAATCAAAAACGCTTGATCAACGCATTAGCCGAAACACGTAAAGAGCTAGCCGATGCAGAAAAAACCACAAAAGCCGCTCTATCTCAGCTAGATGATTTACTCTCTGAAGCAAGTCAAGTCGCCTTTAACTTACAACAAGGCGTGCGTGCCGATGTAGGCACTGCAAACTTATGGACTTGGATTGGTATGATAGTGGCTACTTTAATGGCAGTCGGCGTAGCTTACATTACCGTTAGCCGTATCACAAAACCACTATCGGAAGTGAATCGAGTTTTAAACATCGTCGCCAGTGGCGATATGACACAGCGCTTAGATGACACCGCAAAAGATGAGTTTGGTGAATTATCTAGAAGTTGTAACACCCTTATCTCTAGCTTACGTGAACTTATCACTGGCATTATTTCTCGGTCAACACAGCTTGCTGCAGCGTCCGAAGAAACATCGACTATCACAACAGAGTCAAGCCAAGCAATCAAGAATCAGCAAGCACAAGTAGAGCAAGCTGCTACCGCTACAACTGAGATGAGTAGTACGTCTCACGGTGTAAGCAACAGCGCGCATCAAGCATTACAAGAAATTAAAAATGCTGATAAAGAAGCTGAGCGTGTTAAAGGTATCTCACATGAGAACAAACACACTATTGAGCAACTCGCAAGAGAAGTGGATGAAGCCTCTCGCGTGATTAACAAACTACACCAAGACAGCGCTTCGATAGGCAGTATTTTGGATGTTATCCGTGGCATTGCCGAGCAAACTAACCTCCTTGCGCTAAACGCTGCAATCGAAGCTGCGCGTGCTGGTGAACAGGGTCGTGGCTTCGCGGTAGTGGCAGACGAAGTGCGCTCGCTTGCAAGTAAGACTCAAGAGTCAACTCAAGAAATTCAAGCAATGATTGAATCCTTACAAGCTGGTGCCGAAGAAGCGGTAGGCGCGATGTCGAAAGGCAAACAGCAGGCGGAGTCGTGCGTAACTCAGAGCGACCTTGCTAATGAAGCACTAAACTCTATCACTGCAGCCGTTTCTCAGGCTCATGATGTGAGTGAAGAGATTGCAAACGCGGCGAATGAGCAACAGCAAGTAGCACAGGAAATTAGTGAACGTTTAGAATCGATTGTAACAATCGCAGAGCAAACGGCTGAAGGCGCGAGCCAAACCTCAATCTCTAGTTCTGAGGTTGCTAAACTCGCCGAAGAGTTACGGTTATCGGTAGAACAGTTTAAGGTTTAG
- the tkt gene encoding transketolase, whose translation MPSRKELANAIRVLSMDAVQKAKSGHPGAPMGMADIAEVLWRDFLKHNPSNPEWFDRDRFVLSNGHGSMLIYSLLHLSGYDLSIDDIKNFRQLHSKTPGHPEYGYAPGIETTTGPLGQGITNAVGMAIAEKALAAQFNREDYDIVNHYTYAFLGDGCLMEGISHEACSLAGTLGLGKLIAFWDDNGISIDGEVEGWFSDDTPKRFESYGWHVIVGVDGHDSDAIKAAIEAAQAESDKPTLICCKTVIGYGSPNKSGSHDCHGAPLGDDEIKAAREFLGWEHGAFEIPEDVYAKWDATARGQNQQSDWLIKFTEYQMHYPELAAEFERRMKGELPADWSEKTEAYIAELQANPANPATRKASQNALNAYGPILPEFMGGSADLAGSNLTLWDQSKGLTAEDAAGNYIFYGVREFGMSAIMNGIALHRGFIPYGATFLMFMEYARNAVRMAALMKQRSIFVYTHDSIGLGEDGPTHQPVEQMANLRTTPNLASWRPCDQVESAVAWQQAVERADGPSALVFTRQGLAQQPRTAEQVAAIKQGGYVLSCDGEPEIILIATGSEVQLAVESADKLRAEGKKVRVVSMPSTDIFDAQSPAYKESVLPSSVTRRVAIEAGIEDFWYKYVGLNGAIVGMTTFGESAPADELFKLFGFTVENIVEKANALFA comes from the coding sequence ATGCCATCTCGCAAAGAACTTGCTAATGCAATTCGCGTTCTTTCCATGGACGCTGTACAAAAGGCCAAGTCTGGCCACCCAGGAGCCCCTATGGGCATGGCGGACATCGCAGAAGTACTTTGGCGCGATTTTTTAAAGCACAACCCAAGTAATCCTGAGTGGTTCGACAGAGATCGCTTCGTATTATCAAACGGTCACGGCTCGATGTTAATTTATTCACTGTTGCATTTGTCGGGTTATGACTTATCAATTGATGACATCAAAAACTTCCGTCAGCTACACTCAAAAACACCAGGTCACCCAGAGTATGGTTATGCGCCAGGTATTGAAACGACTACAGGCCCATTAGGTCAGGGTATTACTAATGCGGTAGGTATGGCGATTGCTGAAAAAGCATTGGCTGCACAGTTTAACCGTGAAGATTACGACATCGTTAATCACTATACCTATGCATTCTTAGGTGATGGCTGTTTGATGGAAGGTATCTCACACGAAGCTTGTTCACTTGCGGGTACCCTTGGTCTTGGCAAACTGATTGCATTTTGGGATGACAACGGTATTTCAATCGACGGTGAAGTTGAAGGTTGGTTTAGCGACGATACACCAAAACGCTTTGAGTCTTATGGCTGGCATGTTATCGTCGGTGTTGATGGTCACGATAGCGATGCGATTAAGGCGGCAATCGAAGCGGCGCAAGCAGAGTCTGACAAGCCAACCCTTATTTGTTGTAAAACGGTTATCGGTTATGGTTCACCAAACAAGTCAGGTAGCCATGATTGTCACGGTGCACCGCTAGGTGATGATGAAATCAAAGCTGCACGTGAATTCCTTGGTTGGGAACACGGCGCATTTGAAATACCAGAAGATGTGTACGCGAAATGGGACGCAACAGCACGTGGTCAAAATCAACAAAGTGACTGGTTGATTAAGTTCACTGAATACCAAATGCATTATCCTGAGCTTGCTGCTGAATTTGAGCGTCGCATGAAAGGCGAGCTTCCAGCAGACTGGTCTGAGAAAACAGAAGCCTATATCGCAGAGCTTCAAGCGAATCCTGCAAACCCAGCAACTCGTAAAGCATCACAAAATGCATTGAATGCTTATGGCCCAATTCTACCTGAGTTTATGGGTGGCTCTGCTGACCTTGCGGGTTCTAACTTAACACTTTGGGACCAATCTAAAGGCTTAACGGCAGAAGATGCTGCGGGTAACTATATTTTCTACGGTGTGCGTGAATTTGGTATGTCTGCCATCATGAATGGTATTGCGCTACACAGAGGCTTTATCCCTTACGGTGCGACATTCCTAATGTTTATGGAGTACGCGCGTAATGCCGTACGTATGGCTGCATTGATGAAGCAAAGAAGCATCTTTGTGTATACTCATGATTCAATCGGTCTTGGTGAAGATGGTCCAACACACCAGCCAGTAGAACAAATGGCGAACTTACGTACTACGCCAAACCTTGCGAGCTGGCGTCCATGTGACCAAGTTGAGTCAGCAGTTGCTTGGCAGCAAGCGGTTGAACGCGCTGATGGCCCATCTGCACTTGTATTTACCCGTCAAGGTCTTGCACAGCAGCCACGTACGGCTGAGCAAGTTGCAGCAATTAAACAAGGTGGTTATGTACTATCTTGTGACGGTGAGCCTGAAATCATCCTTATTGCCACAGGCTCTGAAGTGCAACTTGCGGTTGAGTCTGCGGATAAGCTTCGTGCAGAAGGTAAAAAGGTACGTGTTGTTTCTATGCCTTCGACTGACATTTTTGATGCGCAATCTCCAGCATACAAAGAAAGCGTACTACCAAGCTCAGTAACGCGTCGCGTCGCTATCGAAGCGGGTATTGAGGACTTTTGGTACAAATATGTAGGCCTAAATGGTGCTATCGTTGGTATGACAACGTTTGGTGAGTCAGCGCCTGCTGATGAGCTATTCAAGCTATTTGGCTTTACGGTAGAAAATATCGTTGAGAAGGCAAACGCATTGTTTGCATAA
- the metK gene encoding methionine adenosyltransferase gives MAKHLFTSESVSEGHPDKIADQISDAVLDAILEQDPKARVACETYVKTGMVMVGGEITTSAWVDIEELTRKTVREIGYTHSDMGFDADSCAILNTIGKQSPDINQGVDRSRPEEQGAGDQGLMFGYACNETDVLMPAPITYSHRLVQRQAQVRKDGTLPWLRPDAKSQVTFAYENGKAVGIDAVVLSTQHCDSVSQADLVEAVMETIIKPTLPAELITEATKFFINPTGRFVIGGPMGDCGLTGRKIIVDTYGGMARHGGGAFSGKDPSKVDRSAAYAARYVAKNIVAAGLADKCEIQVSYAIGVAEPTSISVETFGTGKLEETRLIELIREHFDLRPYGLITMLDLERPIYQPTAAYGHFGREEFPWEATDKADALRAAAGL, from the coding sequence ATGGCTAAACATTTATTTACTTCTGAATCTGTTTCTGAGGGTCATCCAGATAAAATCGCCGATCAGATCTCTGATGCGGTTCTAGATGCCATCCTTGAGCAAGATCCAAAAGCACGTGTTGCGTGTGAAACTTACGTTAAAACCGGTATGGTTATGGTTGGTGGTGAAATCACGACTAGCGCTTGGGTTGATATCGAGGAATTAACTCGTAAGACCGTGCGTGAAATTGGTTACACACACTCTGACATGGGCTTTGACGCTGATTCATGTGCAATCCTTAACACAATTGGTAAGCAATCACCTGATATAAACCAAGGTGTTGACCGTTCTCGTCCAGAAGAACAAGGTGCTGGTGACCAAGGCCTAATGTTTGGTTACGCATGTAACGAAACTGACGTACTTATGCCTGCTCCTATCACTTACTCACACCGTCTAGTTCAGCGCCAAGCGCAAGTTCGTAAAGACGGCACGCTACCTTGGTTGCGTCCAGACGCTAAGTCTCAGGTAACATTCGCGTACGAAAACGGTAAAGCGGTAGGTATCGACGCAGTCGTATTATCTACACAGCACTGTGATTCTGTATCACAAGCTGACCTTGTAGAAGCGGTGATGGAAACTATCATCAAGCCTACACTGCCTGCAGAGCTTATCACTGAAGCAACTAAGTTCTTCATCAACCCAACAGGTCGTTTCGTTATCGGTGGTCCTATGGGTGACTGTGGTCTAACTGGTCGTAAAATCATCGTAGATACATACGGCGGTATGGCTCGTCACGGTGGTGGCGCATTCTCTGGTAAAGATCCATCAAAAGTTGACCGTTCTGCAGCTTACGCAGCGCGTTACGTTGCAAAGAACATCGTTGCAGCTGGCCTTGCTGACAAGTGTGAGATCCAAGTGTCTTACGCAATCGGCGTTGCAGAGCCAACCTCTATCAGTGTAGAAACATTTGGTACAGGTAAACTAGAAGAGACACGTTTAATCGAACTTATCCGTGAACACTTCGACCTACGTCCTTACGGTCTAATCACTATGCTAGACCTTGAGCGCCCTATATATCAGCCTACAGCTGCTTACGGCCATTTTGGTCGTGAAGAGTTCCCTTGGGAAGCAACAGATAAAGCTGACGCACTACGTGCAGCTGCAGGCCTATAA
- a CDS encoding HDOD domain-containing protein — MIDIDDKVLNDLRGGFNLPAKPEILQALQNELSQPEPDLFSVAGIIAADVGASAAVLKVINSPAYGLARTITDIKQAVMFLGVTCITQLVTGYLLKNAFEQSKCCISLQQFWDNAADISKAAMVVGHYLKASLPMENLQLLGLFHDAGIPAMAVKYPDYAEVIKQSIERPEQTLIYYEQQKYPVPHTVIGYFLATSWHLPKEICQMILRHHDVSYLEEQKNAQHVQTFAALKLAENLCFEAKHFRSAADWYQFKDKVMIELNLHEDEYQNLKDDVDEVFIG, encoded by the coding sequence ATGATCGATATTGACGATAAAGTGCTGAATGATTTGCGCGGCGGGTTCAACTTACCTGCTAAGCCTGAAATATTGCAAGCCTTACAAAATGAGTTATCACAACCTGAACCTGATTTATTTAGCGTGGCAGGTATTATTGCGGCTGATGTTGGTGCATCAGCTGCGGTATTAAAGGTAATTAATTCACCTGCTTATGGCCTTGCCCGTACCATCACAGACATTAAACAAGCCGTGATGTTTTTGGGTGTCACCTGTATTACTCAGCTAGTGACAGGGTATTTGCTTAAAAACGCATTTGAGCAGTCAAAGTGCTGCATTTCATTGCAGCAGTTTTGGGATAACGCTGCCGATATTTCAAAAGCGGCAATGGTAGTTGGCCATTATCTAAAAGCGTCATTACCGATGGAGAATTTGCAGCTGCTCGGTTTGTTTCACGATGCCGGGATCCCTGCGATGGCCGTAAAATATCCTGATTATGCTGAAGTAATAAAGCAGTCTATAGAGCGACCAGAGCAAACGTTGATTTACTATGAGCAGCAAAAGTATCCAGTGCCTCACACTGTGATAGGCTACTTTCTTGCGACGTCTTGGCACTTACCCAAAGAAATATGTCAGATGATTTTGCGCCACCATGACGTTAGCTATCTTGAAGAACAAAAAAATGCGCAACATGTGCAAACTTTTGCGGCACTTAAACTGGCTGAAAACCTCTGCTTTGAAGCAAAGCACTTTAGAAGCGCAGCTGATTGGTACCAATTTAAAGATAAGGTGATGATTGAGCTTAATCTGCATGAAGATGAGTATCAAAACTTAAAAGATGATGTCGACGAAGTATTCATCGGATAG